Genomic segment of Williamwhitmania taraxaci:
ATCTTCAAAAAGCAAAAGTAGCTTACGAAGAATACCAAAGACTTCTAAAACCCGATGAGAAAAGAGAGCAGATGATTGTAGCCAATCATTTAGTTTCAATAGACATGGCGCAATCACCCTCCGCAAACAAAATCAAGCGAGAAGCGACCAATTTGGGAAACAACATTAATACCTCATTTCCAGAAGTAAGACCCACTGTTTCGGGAACAGGCAAAGTACTTGCATACACCTCAATGCAGCGATTTTACAGTGCGATTTTCATAAGCCGAATTGGAGCAAAAGACCAATGGATACCGGCAAAAAACGTCACAGCAGAGGTCAATGCAGAAGGCTCTGTCTTTACCAGTTCTCTCTCGTTCGATGGAAACATTCTCCTTTTTACACGCAGCGAGTTGGATGATTTCAACATCTTCATGAGCAGCTACGACACCATTGCAAAGAGATGGAATTCGATGGTGCGGCTCAACAAAAATATCAACAGCAATGCAATGGAGATGTCGGCTTGCCTCTCAAAAGACGGCAAAACATTATATTTCAGCAGCAATCGAGAGGGCGGATATGGCGGTTATGATCTATACAAATCATACCTAGGCGTAAACAATGAGTGGGGTGAGGCAATCAATCTTGGACCAGGAATCAATACCACGTTCGATGAAGACTCGCCAGTGCTGTCAGAGGATGGCCAAACCTTTTTCTTCTCCTCCAACGGACATCCAAGTTATGGAGGGATCGACATTTTCTCGGCTCCGATGAGTACAACCAGTTTTGGTCCTGTTCAAAATCTAGGGTTCGGTATCAATACTACCGACGACGACACTTATTTCTGCGTTATGGACAATGGTAATCGCTTCATTATTGCCCGACCCGACATCAATGGATTTGGTGATTATGACATCCAAACCATTGCTACAACACATCCTTAGCATTTTCGATTCCCCTTCAAAAATGCTTAAAGTTTAAATTGGATGTTTTCTAAAAAAGTCATAACTTGGCTTAGGCATTATTATGTGCTATTTACTCCTAACTATTACTGGCTAAATCATTATAATGAAATTAAAGTTTATTGCAACTGCACTGCTACTGCTGCTGGTTTGTTTAGTTCAAGCTCAAGAAAAAGATGAAAAAACTTCTGTAGAAGAACTCTATCTTGATGCCAACAGCTATTTTTTCTTTGAAGATTACGAAGAAGCATTAGCACTATACCAGCAGGTTGTTCGCGAAATCCCCAAAAATAGCAACCTCAGTTATCGTATCGGCATTTGCTATCTCAACATACCGGGAAAGAAAAACAAATCAATCCC
This window contains:
- a CDS encoding PD40 domain-containing protein, producing MGRSTVSICILFFINISLGFSQKESYYKRVFVDAEYYVLYEEYRDALPLYKELYKAGKNNPNINFRIGQCYLNTPGEKEKAILYLEKAVTSINPSYREGYFTETGAPRQAFLFLGNAYRITGNLQKAKVAYEEYQRLLKPDEKREQMIVANHLVSIDMAQSPSANKIKREATNLGNNINTSFPEVRPTVSGTGKVLAYTSMQRFYSAIFISRIGAKDQWIPAKNVTAEVNAEGSVFTSSLSFDGNILLFTRSELDDFNIFMSSYDTIAKRWNSMVRLNKNINSNAMEMSACLSKDGKTLYFSSNREGGYGGYDLYKSYLGVNNEWGEAINLGPGINTTFDEDSPVLSEDGQTFFFSSNGHPSYGGIDIFSAPMSTTSFGPVQNLGFGINTTDDDTYFCVMDNGNRFIIARPDINGFGDYDIQTIATTHP